A portion of the Juglans microcarpa x Juglans regia isolate MS1-56 chromosome 1D, Jm3101_v1.0, whole genome shotgun sequence genome contains these proteins:
- the LOC121268676 gene encoding uncharacterized protein LOC121268676 produces MAEYNKADILDLSVLSLGEESDLNSHSNAWHDEPLIDVKGTSHSRTTNVLKGLRAAMSEEELRIRSELEMEIERDLEEEIKDGIYRHALRLHRLYQQQKERIAKEGPGQQRRNNQTLLEVNISIRMEGGTKIEIKETKKEAHDHHQEKGRPRTSRSENMKPFLPVSNGKKLDWVRSLRFNNAGPVAIDRSSKHGSLHQPKTPSNNRCCYDLMNLDLKNGRRICTTTTSALGPPKVRASVDNKVLELGWKN; encoded by the exons ATGGCCGAGTACAACAAAGCAGATATACTTg ATTTGTCTGTTCTGTCATTAGGGGAGGAATCAGATTTGAATTCTCATAGCAATGCATGGCATGATGAACCATTG ATTGATGTTAAAGGAACTAGCCATTCAAGGACGACTAATGTCCTGAAAGGCCTGAGGGCTGCCATGTCAGAAGAGGAGCTAAGGATTCGCAGTGAACTAGAGATGGAGATAGAAAGAGATTTGGAAGAAGAAATCAAAGATGGAATATACCGTCATGCTCTCAGATTGCACCGACTGTATCAGCAGCAAAAGGAAAGAATTGCAAAAGAAGGACCTGGCCAACAAAGAAGGAATAATCAAACACTTCTTGAAGTGAACATAAGCATAAGAATGGAAGGAGGGaccaaaattgaaataaaagagaCCAAGAAAGAagctcatgatcatcatcaggaGAAGGGTCGGCCTCGGACTTCTAGATCAGAAAACATGAAACCATTTCTGCCGGTTTCTAATGGGAAGAAGCTCGATTGGGTGAGGAGTCTCCGATTCAATAATGCAGGTCCGGTTGCCATTGATAGATCATCAAAACATGGCAGCTTACATCAGCCTAAAACACCAAGCAACAACCGTTGCTGCTATGATCTCATGAATCTTGACCTTAAAAATGGCAGGAGAATTTGCACTACTACTACTTCTGCCTTGGGGCCGCCCAAGGTCCGTGCGAGTGTTGATAACAAAGTACTTGAATTGGGATGGAAAAATTGA